In Streptococcus oralis, a single window of DNA contains:
- a CDS encoding 3'-5' exoribonuclease YhaM family protein, with the protein MKISHMKKDELFEGFYLIKSADLRQTRAGKNYLAFTFQDDSGEIEGKLWDAQPHNVEAFTAGKVVHMQGRREVYNNTPQVNQITLRLPQPGEPNDPADFKVKSPVDVKEIRDYMSQMIFKIENPVWQRIVRSLYTKYDKEFYSYPAAKTNHHAFETGLAFHTATMVRLADAISDIYPQLNKSLLYAGIMLHDLAKVLELSGPDQTEYTVRGNLLGHIALIDSEITKTVMELGIDDTREEVVLLRHVILSHHGLLEYGSPVRPRIMEAEIIHMIDNLDASMMMMTTALALVDKGEMTNKIFAMDNRSFYKPDLD; encoded by the coding sequence ATGAAGATTAGTCACATGAAAAAAGATGAGCTGTTTGAAGGCTTTTACCTGATCAAGTCAGCTGACCTGAGACAGACGCGTGCTGGGAAAAACTACTTAGCCTTTACCTTCCAAGACGATAGCGGCGAGATTGAAGGGAAGCTCTGGGATGCCCAACCTCATAACGTTGAGGCCTTTACCGCAGGGAAAGTCGTCCACATGCAGGGACGTCGAGAAGTTTATAATAATACACCTCAAGTCAATCAAATTACTCTTCGCTTGCCTCAGCCTGGGGAACCCAATGATCCAGCTGATTTCAAGGTCAAGTCGCCGGTTGATGTCAAGGAAATTCGTGACTACATGTCGCAAATGATTTTCAAGATTGAAAATCCTGTCTGGCAGCGTATCGTTCGTAGTCTCTACACCAAGTATGATAAGGAATTCTACTCCTATCCGGCTGCCAAGACCAACCACCATGCCTTTGAAACGGGTTTGGCTTTTCACACGGCAACCATGGTGCGTTTGGCAGATGCCATTAGCGATATCTATCCTCAGCTCAACAAGAGCCTGCTCTATGCTGGGATTATGCTACACGACTTGGCTAAGGTTTTAGAACTCAGTGGTCCTGATCAGACGGAGTACACAGTGCGAGGCAATCTCCTTGGCCATATCGCCCTCATCGATAGTGAAATTACTAAGACAGTCATGGAACTAGGCATCGATGATACTAGAGAAGAAGTGGTGCTACTGCGCCATGTCATCCTCAGTCACCATGGCTTGCTAGAGTATGGAAGTCCAGTCCGTCCACGCATTATGGAGGCAGAGATTATTCATATGATCGATAATCTAGATGCCAGCATGATGATGATGACAACAGCTCTTGCTTTGGTGGATAAAGGAGAAATGACCAATAAAATCTTCGCTATGGACAATCGTTCCTTCTATAAACCAGATTTAGATTAA
- the rmuC gene encoding DNA recombination protein RmuC has translation METVLLLLLIANLAGLFLIWQRQDKQDKYLAKSLEDQADNLSDQLDYRFEQARQASQLDQKDLEVAVSDRLQEVRMELHQGLTQVRQEMTDNLLQTRDKTDQRLQALQESNEQRLEQMRQTVEEKLEKTLQTRLQASFETVSKQLESVNRGLGEMQTVARDVGALNKVLSGTKTRGILGELQLGQIIEDIMTPAQYEREFATVENSSERVEYAIKLPGQADQEYVYLPIDSKFPLADYYRLEEAYEAGDKDEIERCRKSLLASVKRFAKDIKSKYIAPPRTTNFGVLFVPTEGLYSEIVRNPVFFDDLRREEQIIVAGPSTLSALLNSLSVGFKTLNIQKSADHISKTLASVKTEFGKFGGILVKAQKHLQHASGNIDELLNRRTTAIERTLRHIELSEGEPALDLLHFQEDEEEYED, from the coding sequence ATGGAGACTGTATTACTACTATTATTAATTGCCAACCTAGCTGGACTCTTTCTGATTTGGCAAAGGCAGGATAAGCAAGACAAGTACCTAGCCAAGAGTTTGGAGGATCAAGCAGACAATCTTTCAGATCAACTGGATTACCGCTTTGAACAAGCCAGACAAGCCAGTCAGCTGGATCAAAAAGATTTGGAAGTGGCTGTCAGCGACCGTTTGCAGGAAGTGCGAATGGAGTTGCACCAAGGCCTGACGCAAGTCCGTCAAGAAATGACAGATAATCTTTTACAAACTAGGGACAAGACCGACCAACGCCTTCAAGCCTTGCAGGAGTCCAATGAGCAACGTTTAGAACAAATGCGCCAAACGGTCGAGGAAAAGCTAGAAAAGACCTTGCAGACGCGCTTGCAGGCTTCCTTCGAGACAGTTTCCAAACAACTGGAGTCGGTCAACCGAGGTTTGGGAGAAATGCAGACAGTTGCCCGCGATGTCGGTGCACTTAACAAAGTTCTCTCTGGAACCAAGACGCGAGGGATTCTGGGCGAATTGCAACTGGGGCAAATCATCGAAGACATCATGACACCTGCCCAGTACGAACGAGAATTTGCAACGGTTGAGAACTCCAGTGAACGAGTAGAGTATGCCATCAAGTTACCTGGCCAAGCCGATCAAGAATATGTCTACTTACCGATTGACTCGAAGTTTCCACTGGCAGATTATTACCGCTTAGAAGAAGCTTATGAAGCAGGCGATAAGGACGAGATTGAACGTTGTCGCAAGTCACTCCTAGCCAGTGTTAAGCGATTTGCCAAGGATATCAAGAGCAAGTACATAGCGCCACCTCGGACGACCAATTTTGGAGTCTTGTTTGTTCCGACAGAAGGACTTTACTCAGAGATTGTTCGCAATCCGGTCTTCTTTGATGATTTGAGACGGGAGGAGCAGATTATTGTCGCTGGTCCAAGTACCCTATCAGCCCTGCTTAACTCTCTATCAGTTGGCTTCAAGACTCTCAATATCCAAAAGAGTGCCGACCATATCAGCAAGACTCTTGCCAGCGTCAAGACCGAGTTTGGCAAGTTCGGAGGCATTCTGGTCAAGGCACAAAAGCATCTCCAACATGCCTCTGGCAATATTGATGAATTATTAAACCGTCGTACCACAGCTATCGAGCGGACGCTCCGTCACATTGAATTATCAGAAGGTGAGCCTGCGCTTGATCTACTCCATTTCCAAGAAGATGAGGAAGAATATGAAGATTAG
- a CDS encoding thiamine diphosphokinase — protein MNECKLSENNWTRVAVFAGGDRGHYRTDFDCFVGVDRGSLWVLEEDLPLTLAIGDFDSVTADERQLIQKRAQHFVQAQPEKDDTDLELALLTIFEQNPQAQVTIFGALGGRIDHMLANVFLPSNPKLAPYMRQIAIEDGENLIAYCPEGSSQLQPRSDYDYLAFMPVRDSQLTILGAKYELTEENFFFKKVYASNEYIDREVSVTCPDGYVVVLHSKDRR, from the coding sequence ATGAACGAGTGCAAACTCTCAGAAAACAATTGGACTAGGGTTGCCGTTTTTGCCGGCGGGGATCGCGGTCATTATCGGACGGATTTTGATTGCTTTGTCGGTGTGGATCGCGGTTCGCTCTGGGTCTTGGAAGAAGATCTGCCTCTCACTCTAGCAATTGGGGATTTTGATTCGGTGACTGCAGACGAACGCCAGTTGATTCAAAAACGTGCCCAACATTTTGTTCAAGCTCAGCCAGAAAAGGATGATACGGATCTGGAATTGGCTCTCTTGACCATCTTTGAGCAAAATCCTCAAGCCCAAGTGACCATTTTTGGGGCTTTGGGTGGTCGTATTGATCATATGCTGGCTAATGTCTTTCTGCCTAGCAATCCCAAGTTGGCACCCTATATGCGCCAGATAGCGATTGAGGATGGGGAAAACTTGATTGCCTATTGTCCAGAAGGGAGCAGTCAGCTTCAACCCCGTTCAGACTACGATTATCTAGCCTTTATGCCAGTTCGGGATAGCCAGCTGACTATTCTTGGTGCCAAGTACGAATTGACAGAGGAAAATTTTTTCTTTAAAAAAGTGTACGCTTCTAACGAATATATAGATAGGGAAGTTTCGGTAACTTGCCCAGATGGCTATGTCGTCGTGCTGCATAGCAAGGACAGGAGGTAG
- the rpe gene encoding ribulose-phosphate 3-epimerase translates to MSQYKIAPSILAADYANFEREIKRLEATGAEYAHIDIMDGHFVPQISFGAGVVEALRPHSKMVFDCHLMVANPEHHLEDFARAGADIISIHVEATPHIHGALQKIRSLGVKPSVVINPGTPVEAIKHVLHLVDQVLVMTVNPGFGGQTFLPETMDKVRELVALREEKGLNFEIEVDGGIDDQTISQAKEAGATVFVAGSYVFKGDVNERVQTLRKQLD, encoded by the coding sequence ATGTCTCAATACAAGATTGCTCCGTCAATTCTGGCAGCAGATTATGCCAACTTTGAACGAGAAATTAAACGTCTAGAAGCAACTGGGGCTGAATATGCCCATATCGATATTATGGATGGTCACTTTGTACCACAAATCAGTTTTGGTGCCGGTGTGGTTGAAGCTCTTCGCCCCCATAGCAAGATGGTCTTTGACTGCCACTTGATGGTCGCTAATCCAGAGCATCATTTAGAGGACTTTGCGCGTGCAGGTGCAGATATCATCAGTATCCATGTGGAAGCAACGCCTCATATCCATGGGGCTCTTCAAAAAATTCGTTCTCTTGGTGTCAAACCTTCTGTTGTCATTAACCCTGGTACGCCTGTGGAGGCAATCAAGCACGTTCTTCACCTAGTTGACCAAGTCTTGGTCATGACAGTGAATCCTGGCTTCGGTGGGCAAACTTTTCTGCCTGAAACCATGGACAAGGTTCGTGAGTTGGTTGCCCTTCGTGAGGAAAAAGGTTTGAACTTTGAGATCGAAGTCGATGGTGGGATTGATGATCAAACCATTTCTCAAGCTAAAGAAGCTGGTGCTACAGTTTTTGTAGCAGGGTCTTATGTCTTTAAGGGAGATGTCAATGAACGAGTGCAAACTCTCAGAAAACAATTGGACTAG
- the rsgA gene encoding ribosome small subunit-dependent GTPase A, with translation MQGQIIKALAGFYYVESGGQVYQTRARGNFRKKGHTPYVGDWVDFSAEENSEGYILKIHERKNSLVRPPIVNIDQAVVIMSVKEPDFNSNLLDRFLVLLEHKGIHPIVYISKMDLLEDRGELDFYEQTYRAIGYDFVTSKEELLPLLTGKVTVFMGQTGVGKSTLLNKIAPDLNLETGEISDSLGRGRHTTRAVSFYNLNGGKIADTPGFSSLDYEVSTAEDLNQAFPEIASVSRDCKFRTCTHTHEPSCAVKPAVEEGTIATFRFDNYLQFLSEIENRRETYKKVSKKIPK, from the coding sequence ATGCAGGGACAAATTATTAAAGCCTTGGCAGGATTCTACTATGTAGAGAGTGGTGGTCAAGTTTACCAGACACGTGCGCGTGGGAATTTCCGTAAAAAAGGGCACACGCCCTATGTTGGGGATTGGGTAGACTTTTCTGCCGAGGAAAATTCTGAAGGTTATATCCTTAAGATTCATGAACGGAAAAACAGTCTGGTCCGTCCTCCTATTGTCAATATTGACCAAGCCGTGGTGATCATGTCCGTCAAGGAACCTGATTTTAATAGCAATTTGCTGGATCGGTTCTTGGTTCTTCTGGAACACAAGGGCATCCATCCTATCGTCTATATTTCCAAAATGGACTTGCTGGAGGATAGGGGAGAACTGGATTTTTACGAACAAACCTATCGTGCCATTGGTTATGACTTTGTGACCAGTAAGGAGGAACTCCTGCCCCTGTTGACAGGAAAAGTGACGGTCTTTATGGGGCAGACAGGTGTTGGAAAATCAACCCTCCTCAATAAAATCGCACCGGACCTCAATCTTGAAACAGGAGAGATCTCAGACAGTCTAGGTCGTGGTCGCCATACCACTCGAGCTGTTAGTTTTTACAATCTCAATGGGGGTAAAATCGCGGACACGCCAGGATTTTCATCACTGGATTATGAAGTGTCAACGGCTGAAGACCTCAATCAGGCCTTTCCAGAGATTGCCAGTGTCAGTCGAGACTGTAAATTCCGTACTTGTACCCATACCCATGAACCGTCCTGTGCGGTTAAGCCAGCTGTAGAAGAAGGAACCATTGCAACCTTCCGTTTTGACAACTACCTGCAATTTCTCAGTGAGATTGAAAATCGCAGAGAAACCTACAAAAAAGTCAGCAAAAAAATTCCAAAATAA
- the rsmA gene encoding 16S rRNA (adenine(1518)-N(6)/adenine(1519)-N(6))-dimethyltransferase RsmA codes for MRIADYSVTKAVLERHGFTFKKSFGQNFLTDTNILQKIVDTAEIDDQVNVIEIGPGIGALTEFLAERAAEVMAFEIDHRLVPILADTLRDFDNVTVVNEDILKVDLAQHIQNFKNPDLPIKVVANLPYYITTPILMHLIESGIPFSEFVVMMQKEVADRISAQPNTKAYGSLSIAVQYYMTAKVAFIVPRTVFVPAPNVDSAILKMVRRPEPAVAVKDEQFFFKVSKASFTHRRKTLWNNLTGYFGKTDEVKEKLTKALDQAGLSPSVRGEALSLEEFASLADALKGQGL; via the coding sequence ATGAGAATTGCAGATTATAGCGTGACCAAGGCAGTGCTGGAGCGTCACGGTTTTACCTTTAAAAAATCCTTTGGGCAAAATTTCCTGACGGATACCAATATTCTTCAAAAAATCGTGGATACAGCTGAGATTGATGATCAGGTTAATGTCATTGAAATCGGTCCAGGAATTGGTGCCTTGACAGAATTTTTGGCTGAGCGTGCGGCAGAGGTCATGGCTTTTGAGATTGACCACCGTTTGGTACCGATTTTAGCGGATACCCTGCGTGATTTTGATAATGTGACCGTAGTCAACGAGGACATTCTCAAAGTTGACTTGGCGCAGCATATCCAGAATTTCAAAAATCCAGACCTGCCCATTAAGGTGGTAGCCAACTTGCCTTACTACATTACGACGCCTATTCTCATGCACTTGATTGAAAGTGGCATTCCTTTTAGTGAGTTTGTCGTTATGATGCAAAAAGAAGTGGCAGATCGTATCTCCGCTCAACCCAATACCAAGGCTTACGGTAGTTTGTCGATTGCTGTCCAGTATTACATGACAGCCAAGGTTGCCTTTATCGTGCCTCGTACGGTCTTTGTGCCAGCCCCAAACGTGGACTCGGCTATCCTGAAAATGGTACGCCGTCCAGAACCAGCCGTAGCAGTGAAAGATGAACAATTTTTCTTTAAAGTTTCCAAGGCTAGTTTCACTCATCGTCGCAAGACCTTGTGGAACAACTTAACAGGCTACTTTGGCAAGACTGATGAAGTCAAGGAAAAGTTGACCAAGGCTTTGGATCAGGCAGGCTTGTCTCCATCTGTGCGTGGGGAAGCACTTAGCTTGGAAGAATTTGCCAGTCTGGCAGATGCGCTTAAAGGACAAGGACTCTAA
- the rnmV gene encoding ribonuclease M5 yields MKEKISQVIVVEGRDDTANLKRYFDVETYETRGSAINDQDIERIQRLHELHGVIVFTDPDFNGERIRRMIMTDIPTVQHAFLKRDEAVPKSKSKGRSLGIEHASYEDLKTALAHVTEQFENENEFDISRGDLIRLGFLAGADSRRRREYLGEQLRIGYSNGKQLLKRLELFGVTLAEVEEVMESYEKDSKV; encoded by the coding sequence ATGAAAGAGAAAATTTCCCAAGTCATCGTGGTCGAAGGACGGGATGATACAGCCAATCTCAAACGTTACTTTGATGTAGAGACCTATGAAACACGAGGTTCCGCAATAAATGACCAGGATATAGAGCGGATTCAGCGCCTGCATGAATTGCATGGAGTCATTGTCTTTACAGATCCAGATTTTAATGGGGAACGCATTCGACGCATGATTATGACGGACATTCCAACAGTGCAGCATGCCTTTCTCAAGCGAGATGAGGCTGTTCCCAAATCCAAGTCCAAGGGGCGTTCTCTGGGAATTGAACACGCCAGCTATGAAGATCTAAAAACAGCGCTGGCTCATGTGACAGAGCAATTTGAAAACGAGAACGAGTTTGACATCAGTCGTGGTGACTTGATTCGCCTAGGTTTCCTAGCGGGAGCAGACAGCCGTAGGCGCCGAGAGTATCTAGGCGAACAGCTCCGCATCGGTTATTCCAATGGGAAACAGCTGCTCAAGCGGTTGGAGTTGTTTGGAGTAACTTTGGCAGAAGTGGAAGAGGTTATGGAAAGTTATGAGAAAGACTCTAAAGTGTAG
- a CDS encoding TatD family hydrolase → MDIFDTHTHLNVEEFAGREAEEIALAAEMGVTQMNIVGFDKPTIERALELADEYEQLYATIGWHPTEAGTYTDEVEAYLLEKLKHPKVVALGEIGLDYHWMTAPKEVQEQVFRRQIQLSKDLNLPFVVHTRDALEDTYEIIKSEGVGPRGGIMHSFSGSLEWAEKFVELGMIISFSGVVTFKKATDIQEAARELPLDKILVETDAPYLAPVPKRGRENKTAYTRYVVDFIADLRGMTTEELAAVTSANAERIFGLEKQS, encoded by the coding sequence ATGGATATTTTTGATACGCACACACATTTAAATGTAGAAGAATTTGCAGGACGTGAGGCAGAAGAAATCGCCTTGGCTGCTGAGATGGGTGTGACACAGATGAATATTGTTGGTTTTGATAAGCCAACCATTGAGCGAGCCCTAGAGTTGGCAGATGAGTATGAGCAACTCTACGCAACTATTGGCTGGCATCCGACGGAAGCAGGGACTTACACAGATGAGGTCGAAGCTTACTTGCTTGAAAAGCTAAAACATCCCAAGGTTGTTGCCTTGGGGGAGATTGGTCTGGACTATCACTGGATGACAGCACCTAAGGAAGTACAGGAGCAGGTTTTTCGTCGTCAGATTCAGCTGTCTAAGGACTTGAATTTGCCCTTTGTGGTCCACACTCGTGATGCGCTAGAAGATACTTATGAGATTATCAAGAGCGAGGGCGTTGGTCCTCGTGGTGGAATTATGCATTCATTTTCAGGCTCTTTGGAGTGGGCTGAGAAGTTTGTCGAGCTTGGCATGATTATTTCTTTCTCAGGTGTAGTGACCTTTAAGAAAGCGACGGATATTCAAGAGGCTGCTAGGGAACTTCCTTTGGATAAAATCCTCGTTGAGACAGATGCCCCTTACCTAGCTCCTGTTCCTAAACGTGGCCGTGAAAACAAAACAGCCTATACTCGCTATGTGGTGGACTTTATCGCCGACTTGCGTGGGATGACGACAGAAGAATTAGCTGCTGTGACAAGTGCCAATGCCGAGCGTATTTTTGGATTGGAAAAACAATCATGA
- a CDS encoding tyrosine-type recombinase/integrase, protein MFFKKLDNGKYRYYEKFYHEREGKWKQVSVTLKSKSRVSQAEAKRRLALKIEKLLTAPTKEEVEKKQLEEMIFSQLLEAWKTIRSSEIKSSSYRSEMKSLELFMGAVGNLRISDYTTQIVQTYLMNLNVQNSTRKNRKIYLNGIFDYAVKVGYISDSPVKGVVIPKQKADYEKLQKAKDNFISREELGQVLSYCESHNKDKRYALAMEFIFLTGLRFAEFIGVRYQDVNFKENLLTIDHTIDYVAHGYDERILQTTKTVGSVRTIVLSERCLDIIEYFRSNCFDDEFIFVTEQGNIMRQPLLYRFIKNICEVVLGGHRSYNIHMLRHSHISLLAELGIPIKAIMERVGHRDESITLRIYSHVTKNIQDELREKLNQIHL, encoded by the coding sequence ATGTTTTTTAAAAAATTGGATAATGGGAAATACCGTTATTATGAGAAATTCTATCATGAACGAGAGGGAAAGTGGAAGCAAGTCTCTGTGACTCTAAAATCAAAATCTAGAGTTTCTCAAGCAGAAGCAAAACGTCGTTTAGCGCTAAAAATCGAAAAACTTCTAACCGCCCCTACAAAAGAGGAAGTTGAAAAGAAACAACTAGAAGAAATGATTTTTAGTCAACTATTGGAAGCATGGAAAACGATTCGTTCCAGTGAGATAAAATCTTCTAGTTATAGAAGTGAGATGAAAAGTTTAGAGCTTTTCATGGGAGCAGTAGGAAATTTGAGAATATCAGATTACACTACTCAGATAGTTCAAACATATCTAATGAATTTGAATGTTCAAAATTCAACAAGAAAAAATCGAAAAATATACTTGAATGGTATCTTTGATTATGCTGTAAAGGTCGGATATATTTCTGACTCACCAGTTAAAGGGGTGGTAATTCCGAAGCAGAAAGCGGACTATGAGAAGTTGCAAAAAGCAAAGGATAATTTCATTAGTAGAGAGGAACTAGGACAGGTTTTATCGTATTGTGAAAGTCACAATAAAGATAAGCGTTATGCTTTGGCAATGGAATTTATCTTTTTAACTGGTCTTCGTTTTGCAGAGTTTATAGGGGTTCGCTATCAAGATGTAAACTTCAAAGAGAATCTTTTAACAATTGATCATACAATAGATTATGTTGCTCATGGATATGATGAGAGAATCTTACAGACAACGAAAACAGTAGGTTCTGTCAGGACGATAGTACTAAGTGAACGTTGCTTGGATATTATCGAGTACTTTCGTAGTAACTGTTTTGATGATGAGTTCATCTTTGTGACTGAGCAAGGTAACATTATGAGACAGCCTTTGTTATATAGATTTATCAAAAATATTTGTGAAGTAGTGTTGGGTGGGCACAGATCCTATAATATTCACATGCTTAGACATTCGCATATTAGTTTATTGGCTGAACTAGGGATACCCATAAAGGCTATTATGGAGCGAGTTGGACATAGAGATGAATCTATCACTTTAAGGATCTATAGTCATGTAACAAAAAATATACAAGATGAATTGAGAGAGAAACTTAATCAAATTCATCTGTAG
- a CDS encoding rolling circle replication-associated protein, which translates to MNQIFPNKLVKAYVYGDTVEMTTANGQQEQIIKVIEGKRYVNLETGEIHAMDTSSSTRLDNLKSTKQTMKKLRRLVSHNFTGGINQLWITLTYRDHVTDPAIVYMDFKAFIRRIRNQFGNVDYITVIEPQASGRWHLHVLLKNDSELTIPNNDLAKMWGKGFTKTKRLKRADKVGNYLIAYLSNLQIGDEGSQNKSIVKGARLYMYPKGIRIYRTSRGIEKPLEITTTKAELMKTYKINSPPTFSRTTKHETHYGVKEYTTEFYDNIKSLSDTFGGATDKLSR; encoded by the coding sequence ATGAATCAAATTTTTCCCAATAAATTGGTTAAAGCATATGTTTATGGTGATACCGTAGAAATGACTACAGCCAACGGCCAACAAGAACAAATTATCAAAGTGATTGAAGGCAAGCGTTACGTAAATCTTGAGACCGGAGAAATTCACGCTATGGATACTTCCAGTAGTACACGACTCGATAATTTGAAGTCTACTAAACAGACTATGAAAAAACTACGCCGTCTAGTATCTCATAATTTTACGGGAGGTATCAACCAGTTATGGATAACGTTGACTTATCGAGACCATGTTACCGATCCGGCTATAGTTTACATGGATTTCAAAGCGTTCATTCGACGCATTCGTAATCAGTTTGGAAATGTTGATTATATTACGGTCATTGAACCACAAGCTAGTGGAAGGTGGCATTTGCATGTGTTATTAAAGAACGATTCCGAACTAACAATTCCTAACAATGACCTTGCTAAGATGTGGGGGAAAGGTTTTACAAAGACCAAGAGGTTAAAGAGAGCTGATAAGGTTGGGAATTATTTGATTGCTTATTTATCTAATTTGCAGATAGGTGATGAGGGTTCACAAAATAAATCTATTGTAAAAGGAGCTCGTTTATACATGTATCCAAAAGGAATTCGTATTTATCGTACAAGCAGAGGAATTGAAAAGCCTTTAGAAATTACAACAACAAAGGCTGAACTTATGAAGACTTATAAAATTAACAGTCCTCCAACTTTTTCACGTACCACAAAACATGAAACTCATTATGGCGTGAAAGAATATACTACCGAGTTTTACGATAACATAAAAAGCTTGTCAGACACTTTTGGCGGAGCAACTGACAAGCTAAGTAGGTAA